A portion of the Mycobacterium paraseoulense genome contains these proteins:
- a CDS encoding CaiB/BaiF CoA transferase family protein, translated as MHVGGPLEGFRVIDCSRGLAGPRATGLLADYGAEVWWVEPPGGDPFRRALATEYAVFNRGKRSVQLDLKTVEGRDGLSRLLTSADIFLTSWRPGVAERLGVDWATLHEGHPRLVYASISGFGEDGTLAEVPGHEAVVQSYVGVTAEQVGARPAPIYEGLPFASIGAAYLAVIGSLAALYRRADDNRGRLVQTSLVDGALSYLGMMWGDADDANAAPPVVPGSIRLISRSFRCADDEYIGIHTGAVGAFGRLIRELGLGDRIPVAEDGSDMRFPLNEDEHKIVAAEIPAIFESQPRDVWLKRLLDADVAAIPELHPGQIFEEPQVRHNDMVSRIEDPVLGPLEQVAPAIRFSGLDHRPTLGAPIVGQHDDHWPAVLSNHENTAAEEGDDNEACLLHGLRILDAGAYYAGPFSSRLLADLGADVIKLETTLGDQLRGIQRPFRSASAGKRAISLNLKDPDLQAARERLIEWADVVMHNMRPGAADRVGLGYDDVRQLNPDAIYLYAPGWGSTGPDSMRQSFAPLMSGYVGIGYEVGGQFNPPMWPVGNEDPGNGLTGAVGILMALLHQTRGGGGCYVENPQLNATMTHAAHIVRRPDGTVLGAERLDPLQTGIGPLDKLYETHDGWLCVVAISDAEIRLLESALTVTILDDPRFATPELRSENSYDLSDMLSEVFLTRDSEEWLRLLRSAGVAAMIPKTATNNEAFHRDPANQAIGRIAQVQDSSGRFVREAAVMVRVTGATTPPHRLAPELGADTEAVLLDHGYSADKIAELRGRGSIR; from the coding sequence ATGCACGTGGGCGGGCCGCTCGAAGGGTTCAGGGTCATCGACTGCTCACGGGGGCTTGCGGGACCCCGCGCTACCGGCCTGCTCGCCGACTACGGCGCCGAGGTTTGGTGGGTCGAGCCGCCGGGCGGCGATCCGTTCCGACGCGCACTTGCGACGGAGTACGCCGTCTTCAACCGAGGTAAGCGCAGCGTTCAGCTGGACCTGAAAACGGTCGAGGGCCGCGATGGGTTGTCCCGGCTGCTGACATCCGCCGACATCTTCCTCACCAGCTGGCGCCCCGGGGTCGCCGAACGGCTCGGGGTCGACTGGGCCACGCTGCACGAGGGGCATCCGCGGCTGGTCTACGCATCGATATCGGGCTTCGGCGAGGACGGCACGCTCGCCGAGGTGCCCGGCCACGAAGCCGTCGTCCAATCGTATGTCGGGGTCACCGCCGAACAGGTCGGCGCGCGACCCGCACCGATTTATGAAGGGCTGCCGTTTGCGAGTATCGGCGCTGCCTATCTCGCCGTCATCGGTTCGCTCGCGGCGCTCTACCGCCGCGCCGACGACAATCGCGGCAGGCTGGTACAGACGTCGCTCGTCGACGGCGCTCTGAGCTATCTGGGCATGATGTGGGGCGATGCCGACGACGCCAACGCCGCGCCACCGGTCGTACCCGGCAGCATCCGGTTGATTTCCCGGTCATTCCGGTGCGCCGACGACGAGTACATCGGCATCCACACCGGCGCCGTCGGTGCTTTCGGCCGCCTGATCCGGGAACTGGGACTCGGCGACCGGATTCCCGTTGCCGAGGACGGCTCGGACATGCGCTTCCCGCTGAACGAAGACGAACACAAGATCGTTGCGGCGGAAATCCCGGCAATATTCGAATCCCAGCCGAGGGACGTCTGGCTCAAACGGCTGCTCGACGCCGACGTCGCCGCGATTCCGGAACTGCATCCGGGGCAGATCTTCGAGGAACCTCAGGTGCGCCACAACGACATGGTCAGCCGCATCGAAGACCCGGTGTTGGGACCACTCGAACAGGTGGCGCCCGCGATCAGATTCAGCGGACTTGACCACCGCCCGACCCTCGGGGCCCCCATCGTCGGACAGCACGACGACCATTGGCCGGCAGTGCTTTCGAATCACGAAAACACGGCTGCCGAAGAAGGCGACGATAACGAGGCGTGCCTGCTGCACGGTCTGCGCATCCTGGACGCGGGTGCTTACTACGCGGGCCCCTTCAGCTCCCGGCTACTGGCCGACCTCGGCGCGGACGTGATCAAGCTCGAGACCACGCTGGGTGACCAACTACGCGGAATCCAACGCCCATTCAGATCCGCGTCAGCGGGTAAGCGCGCGATCTCGCTGAACCTCAAGGACCCGGATCTGCAAGCAGCGAGGGAACGCCTGATCGAGTGGGCAGACGTCGTCATGCACAACATGCGCCCAGGTGCCGCGGATCGCGTCGGCCTCGGTTACGACGATGTGCGGCAACTTAATCCGGATGCGATTTATCTGTACGCGCCTGGGTGGGGGAGCACCGGCCCCGACTCGATGCGGCAGTCCTTCGCGCCGCTGATGTCCGGATATGTGGGCATCGGGTACGAGGTGGGCGGTCAATTCAATCCGCCGATGTGGCCGGTCGGCAATGAAGATCCCGGCAACGGCCTCACCGGCGCAGTGGGGATCCTCATGGCGCTGCTGCATCAAACCCGTGGTGGGGGCGGCTGTTACGTCGAGAACCCGCAATTGAACGCCACCATGACGCACGCAGCACACATTGTCCGGCGGCCCGACGGAACCGTCCTCGGGGCTGAGCGTCTCGATCCCTTACAGACCGGAATAGGCCCCCTCGACAAGCTCTACGAGACCCACGACGGCTGGCTGTGCGTCGTCGCGATCAGCGACGCCGAGATCCGCCTGCTCGAATCGGCCTTGACAGTCACCATTCTCGACGATCCGCGCTTCGCGACGCCCGAGCTTCGTTCGGAGAACAGCTACGATCTGTCGGACATGCTGTCCGAAGTGTTCCTGACGCGCGATAGCGAGGAGTGGTTGCGACTGCTTCGGTCAGCGGGCGTGGCGGCGATGATCCCCAAGACTGCTACGAATAACGAAGCGTTCCACCGTGATCCGGCCAACCAGGCGATCGGCCGGATCGCGCAGGTGCAAGACAGCAGTGGGCGATTCGTGCGGGAGGCCGCGGTCATGGTACGGGTGACCGGCGCGACGACGCCACCGCACCGCCTTGCCCCCGAGCTCGGCGCGGACACCGAAGCGGTGCTCCTCGATCATGGCTACAGTGCGGACAAGATCGCCGAACTGCGGGGGCGCGGTTCGATCAGGTAG
- a CDS encoding aldehyde dehydrogenase family protein, whose product MQRTLPDSLPQPRLIVGSDELTTSGGGSYEHHYPGTGEVQAVVPLAGTDDVDAAVAAARAAFPGWRGLDLNGRRDILQEIARRLVADSERFAAIATLEIGTPNMLAGIAAQMAADWFDYYAGWIGKSGGEVVAVPAGGAFDYVLDEPIGVIGAIIPWNGPLVAMGMKVAPALAAGNCVVLKPPENAPFSALRFAEIAASAGLPAGVLNVIPGDGTAGAALCAHPGVDKITFTGGGETARKVLTAAAQALTPVVLELGGKSANIVFPDADLDAAAQMAVGAGLMTLSGQGCMLPTRLLVHGDVYDDMVARVVAGTETLSVGDPWDPTTLMGPLATAAQLERVTAAVDSAIAGKAGKLLGGGARPAALDKGYFYRPTVFGDVDPSSDLAQKEIFGPVLSVLRFDTDDEAIELANNTPYGLAAYVHTRDLRRAHVIAGALDAGGVAVNGFPIVPSSAPFGGVKQSGFGREGGIWGLREFQRTKNVYIGLQ is encoded by the coding sequence GTGCAGCGGACATTGCCAGACAGCCTTCCGCAGCCCCGACTCATCGTCGGTTCTGACGAACTGACGACAAGCGGCGGCGGCAGCTACGAGCACCATTACCCGGGGACCGGCGAGGTTCAGGCCGTCGTTCCGCTGGCGGGTACGGACGACGTCGACGCGGCCGTCGCGGCCGCCCGCGCAGCATTCCCCGGTTGGCGCGGTCTGGATCTCAATGGCCGTCGCGACATTCTGCAGGAGATCGCGCGGCGGTTGGTCGCTGACAGTGAGCGTTTCGCGGCCATCGCGACCCTCGAGATTGGCACACCGAACATGTTGGCCGGGATCGCCGCGCAGATGGCGGCGGACTGGTTCGACTACTACGCGGGCTGGATCGGTAAATCCGGCGGTGAGGTCGTGGCCGTACCTGCGGGCGGGGCCTTCGACTACGTCCTTGACGAACCGATCGGCGTGATCGGCGCCATCATCCCGTGGAACGGCCCACTTGTGGCGATGGGGATGAAGGTCGCCCCCGCGTTGGCAGCGGGCAACTGCGTGGTGCTCAAGCCGCCCGAGAACGCTCCCTTCAGTGCGCTGCGCTTCGCCGAGATCGCCGCGTCGGCGGGGCTGCCGGCGGGTGTTCTCAACGTGATCCCCGGTGACGGCACTGCGGGTGCCGCGCTATGCGCGCACCCAGGCGTCGACAAGATCACCTTTACCGGCGGCGGTGAAACCGCCCGGAAGGTGTTGACCGCCGCGGCCCAGGCGCTCACTCCGGTCGTTCTGGAACTGGGCGGGAAGTCGGCCAACATCGTCTTTCCCGACGCGGATCTGGACGCGGCAGCGCAGATGGCGGTCGGGGCCGGGCTGATGACGTTGTCGGGTCAGGGCTGCATGCTGCCCACCCGATTGCTGGTGCACGGCGACGTGTACGACGACATGGTTGCCCGAGTCGTCGCGGGCACGGAGACGCTCAGCGTCGGCGATCCGTGGGATCCGACCACCCTGATGGGACCATTGGCCACCGCAGCTCAACTCGAACGAGTTACTGCGGCAGTCGATTCCGCGATCGCCGGCAAGGCCGGCAAGCTGCTCGGAGGTGGCGCACGGCCGGCGGCCCTGGATAAGGGATACTTCTACCGGCCGACCGTGTTCGGCGACGTCGATCCCTCGAGCGACTTGGCCCAAAAGGAAATCTTTGGCCCGGTGCTGAGCGTCCTGCGGTTCGACACCGACGATGAGGCCATCGAACTGGCCAACAACACCCCGTACGGCTTGGCGGCGTACGTACACACGCGCGACCTGCGGCGCGCCCATGTCATCGCCGGCGCACTCGACGCGGGTGGCGTTGCGGTCAACGGCTTTCCGATCGTGCCGAGCAGCGCCCCGTTCGGCGGCGTCAAGCAGAGCGGGTTCGGCCGCGAAGGCGGGATCTGGGGTCTGCGCGAGTTTCAACGCACCAAGAACGTCTATATCGGTCTGCAGTAA
- a CDS encoding mycofactocin-coupled SDR family oxidoreductase: MGRVQDKVVFITGAGVGQGRSHAVALAKEGADIVAVDVCHQVSDRVQYSYATEADLDETRKLVENTGRRCLTVVADVRDSTAMKDAAARAVREFDHIDAVCANAGVCTFHKEGSLSITEDVYDLIVDTNLKGVWNTIQATAPRLIEAGGGSIVITSSAAGIRGQVPYAHYVAAKHGVVGLMKAFANELAPHRIRVNTIHPTGVLTAMGGDPSAFECAEPQPLFIQGAANVLPDLDAPAGHPYSPIPVLAAEEISKTVLFLLSDDARYITGVQLPVDAGNVNKP, encoded by the coding sequence ATGGGCAGGGTTCAGGACAAAGTCGTCTTCATCACCGGCGCAGGCGTCGGGCAGGGACGCTCGCACGCTGTCGCGTTGGCGAAAGAAGGCGCCGACATCGTCGCGGTGGATGTCTGCCATCAGGTCAGCGACAGGGTGCAATACTCCTACGCGACGGAAGCCGATCTCGACGAGACGCGAAAGCTGGTCGAGAACACCGGACGTCGCTGCCTGACAGTCGTCGCCGACGTGCGGGACAGCACGGCGATGAAAGATGCTGCTGCGCGGGCGGTCCGCGAGTTCGACCACATCGACGCCGTCTGCGCAAATGCCGGCGTCTGCACGTTCCACAAGGAAGGTTCCCTGAGCATCACCGAGGACGTATACGACCTCATCGTCGACACCAATCTGAAAGGTGTGTGGAACACAATCCAGGCGACCGCACCTCGCCTGATCGAGGCGGGTGGCGGATCGATCGTCATCACCAGTTCCGCAGCCGGAATCCGCGGACAGGTGCCCTACGCGCACTATGTGGCCGCCAAGCATGGAGTGGTCGGGCTGATGAAAGCGTTCGCCAATGAGCTTGCGCCTCATCGCATCAGAGTCAACACGATCCACCCAACCGGCGTGCTCACCGCCATGGGCGGAGACCCCAGCGCATTCGAATGCGCCGAACCGCAGCCGCTGTTCATTCAGGGTGCCGCGAACGTCCTGCCGGATCTCGATGCGCCTGCCGGTCACCCTTATTCGCCCATTCCTGTTCTTGCCGCGGAAGAGATCTCCAAGACGGTGCTATTCCTGTTATCCGATGATGCGCGTTACATCACAGGTGTCCAGCTGCCCGTCGACGCGGGAAACGTCAACAAGCCCTAG
- a CDS encoding cytochrome P450 produces MTTFDDRAITDFDHHSPEYAENSRSINASLRAQCPVAHTDAHGGFYVISRYEDVVAAAKDDETFASGHEVNGIGPLGVTIPPSPVPMFPIEMDAPDYLPYRRLLNPLFSPAASKAWEPRVEKWIDICLDQVIETGSFDIVDDLANPVPSLFTCEFLGLPVEHWRDYAEVQHEIIYTPPEEQEQVLVRYLEVIGRVFGMITERRAKPEKDGLISTLVTTEIDGEPVPDEMVLSMVNLVMAGGFDTTTAVTANALIYLADNPQARQQLIDNPDMIPQACEEFLRYFTPQQGLARTVTKPVTVGEVELKPNDRVLLSWASANQDESAFDNPDEVVLDRFPNRHTTFGIGIHRCLGSHIARIELATMVRRVLARMPDYKVNHDGARRYPSIGVINGWINVPATFTPGERLSNERLPGA; encoded by the coding sequence ATGACGACGTTCGATGACCGCGCGATCACGGACTTCGACCACCACTCCCCGGAGTATGCGGAGAACTCGCGGTCGATCAACGCGAGTCTGCGCGCGCAGTGCCCCGTCGCGCATACCGATGCCCACGGCGGCTTCTACGTCATCAGCCGGTACGAGGATGTCGTCGCCGCGGCGAAGGACGACGAAACCTTCGCGTCGGGCCATGAGGTGAACGGGATCGGCCCGCTCGGCGTCACCATCCCTCCGTCACCGGTCCCGATGTTCCCGATCGAGATGGACGCGCCGGACTACCTGCCCTATCGCAGGCTCCTCAACCCGCTCTTCTCGCCCGCCGCCAGCAAGGCTTGGGAACCGCGCGTTGAGAAGTGGATCGACATCTGCCTGGACCAAGTCATCGAAACGGGCTCCTTCGACATCGTCGACGACCTCGCGAACCCGGTTCCATCGCTATTCACCTGCGAGTTCCTCGGCCTGCCCGTTGAACATTGGCGCGACTACGCCGAAGTGCAGCACGAGATCATCTACACGCCGCCCGAGGAGCAGGAACAGGTGCTCGTTCGGTACCTGGAAGTGATCGGTCGAGTGTTCGGCATGATCACCGAGCGTCGAGCCAAGCCCGAGAAGGACGGCCTCATCAGCACACTGGTCACCACCGAGATCGACGGTGAGCCAGTTCCCGACGAGATGGTGCTGTCGATGGTCAACCTTGTGATGGCCGGCGGGTTCGACACCACCACCGCGGTCACCGCCAATGCGCTCATCTACCTGGCGGATAATCCCCAAGCACGTCAGCAGCTGATCGACAACCCCGACATGATCCCGCAGGCATGCGAGGAATTCCTCCGGTATTTCACACCGCAGCAGGGCCTGGCGCGCACCGTCACGAAGCCGGTGACCGTCGGTGAGGTGGAGCTCAAGCCCAACGACAGGGTCCTGCTGAGTTGGGCATCGGCAAACCAGGACGAATCGGCCTTCGACAATCCAGACGAGGTAGTTCTGGATCGATTTCCCAACCGGCACACCACATTTGGCATCGGAATCCATCGCTGCCTGGGTTCACATATCGCACGCATCGAGTTGGCCACCATGGTGCGCAGGGTGCTGGCGCGCATGCCCGACTACAAGGTGAACCATGATGGTGCCCGTCGCTATCCGAGCATCGGCGTGATCAACGGGTGGATCAACGTGCCCGCGACCTTCACGCCGGGCGAACGGCTGAGCAACGAGCGTCTGCCCGGCGCCTGA
- a CDS encoding SDR family oxidoreductase, with product MVALVGFKGSAAYAAAKGGLVSMTRTTAVDYAAYGIRANCVCPGGMEPVEYGNLTDEQLEQLRDAVSLSGGPLLDRLANVGEVAQFLLVLVGPNGRALTGAVIPFDGGFTAK from the coding sequence ATGGTGGCGTTGGTGGGCTTCAAGGGCAGTGCCGCCTACGCAGCCGCCAAGGGCGGCCTGGTCTCGATGACGAGGACCACTGCGGTCGACTACGCGGCGTACGGTATTCGCGCGAACTGTGTGTGCCCCGGTGGAATGGAGCCGGTCGAGTACGGCAACCTCACCGACGAGCAGCTCGAGCAACTACGCGACGCCGTAAGCCTCTCCGGCGGACCGCTGTTGGACCGTCTTGCCAATGTTGGTGAAGTCGCGCAATTCCTGCTGGTGCTCGTCGGGCCCAACGGTAGAGCGCTGACCGGCGCCGTGATTCCGTTCGACGGCGGATTCACCGCGAAGTAG
- a CDS encoding SDR family NAD(P)-dependent oxidoreductase: MGQLDGKVAVITGAGTGLGAATATLFAREGAAVTLVGRRAEKLEEVAGVIEVNGGRVLVVAGDVAKPDTANRAAAQSIQAFGGVDILINNAGLHAAPHPLHETPLDEWDSFLAVDLTGPFLFTRAVLPSMMQRRETVPSSMSVPWWRWWASRAVPPTQPPRAAWSR; this comes from the coding sequence GTGGGGCAGCTTGACGGCAAGGTGGCCGTGATCACCGGTGCAGGAACAGGACTCGGGGCGGCGACCGCGACGCTGTTCGCGCGGGAAGGCGCTGCGGTCACACTGGTCGGCAGACGTGCGGAGAAGCTCGAGGAGGTCGCCGGGGTCATCGAAGTGAACGGTGGGCGCGTGCTGGTCGTGGCCGGTGACGTGGCCAAGCCCGACACCGCGAACCGCGCTGCCGCGCAATCGATCCAAGCGTTCGGCGGCGTCGACATTTTGATCAACAACGCCGGGCTGCACGCGGCGCCCCATCCGCTGCACGAGACGCCGCTCGACGAGTGGGACAGCTTCCTGGCCGTCGATCTCACTGGCCCCTTTCTATTCACCCGGGCGGTGCTGCCGTCGATGATGCAACGCCGCGAAACGGTGCCGTCGTCAATGTCGGTTCCATGGTGGCGTTGGTGGGCTTCAAGGGCAGTGCCGCCTACGCAGCCGCCAAGGGCGGCCTGGTCTCGATGA
- a CDS encoding class I adenylate-forming enzyme family protein translates to MTAPDFLALLDRPDPRGVALEDSRRSMSYQELATSVQQMAAGLARLGVDLGDRVAVMLPNSVASVEVYLACAMTGAIWVGVNPAAPEAERQRQRALVTPTLTITEQDLPSLAADETFDAPPPDPSVPCAIGFTSGTTGTPKAFVHSRSAVSLLAAVLAEAQLRADDRIGVVLPMSIHNLIAVGALPALFAQATCVAVERMNARGVAYACRDRKLTMVNALVPATIYDLVHDDEITADMLASLRVAGTGAAGLSEPLRSAFESKFGRRLIGSYGMTEAPGVVCIEDPEVPHAAGSAGKPLPHLAVHACDEHGRRLVVGQQGALTVSAAVSGAWANMYLPAAGTWTPDGFAPRPGAERCLRTGDYGWVDADGAVHVNGRTADVIVRGGVNVNAAELESVLGQLPGVRDVAVVGEDDERLGQRIVAYVETAPGGTVDIAQVRLQAREVLSHSKVPDEFVITRLPRNPMGKVVRGQLKGGS, encoded by the coding sequence ATGACGGCGCCCGACTTCCTTGCGCTCCTGGACCGGCCCGACCCACGCGGCGTTGCGCTGGAGGACTCTCGGCGATCGATGAGTTACCAAGAGCTCGCAACCTCGGTCCAACAGATGGCGGCCGGTCTGGCTCGGCTCGGGGTGGACCTGGGAGATCGTGTCGCGGTGATGCTGCCGAATTCGGTTGCTTCGGTGGAGGTTTACCTCGCGTGCGCGATGACGGGCGCGATCTGGGTAGGTGTCAACCCCGCCGCTCCTGAGGCCGAACGTCAACGGCAGCGCGCGCTCGTCACGCCCACGCTGACGATCACCGAGCAGGACCTGCCGTCGCTGGCGGCCGACGAGACGTTCGACGCCCCACCTCCCGATCCCTCGGTGCCGTGCGCGATTGGCTTCACCAGCGGAACCACCGGCACACCAAAGGCGTTCGTGCACAGCCGGTCAGCAGTGTCCCTCCTCGCCGCGGTGCTGGCTGAAGCCCAGTTGCGTGCGGACGACAGGATCGGCGTCGTCCTTCCGATGAGCATCCACAATCTGATCGCCGTTGGCGCGCTGCCCGCGCTGTTCGCCCAAGCCACCTGCGTGGCGGTCGAGCGAATGAACGCGCGTGGCGTCGCCTACGCGTGCCGCGACCGTAAGCTGACCATGGTGAACGCGCTCGTTCCGGCAACTATTTACGACCTGGTCCACGACGACGAGATCACCGCGGACATGCTGGCCTCACTGCGGGTGGCAGGGACGGGGGCCGCGGGACTCTCGGAACCGCTGCGCAGTGCTTTCGAATCGAAGTTCGGTCGTCGGCTCATCGGCTCCTACGGCATGACCGAAGCGCCGGGAGTCGTATGCATCGAGGACCCCGAGGTACCGCATGCCGCGGGCTCAGCCGGCAAGCCACTGCCACACCTCGCGGTCCACGCGTGCGACGAGCATGGCCGCCGGTTGGTCGTTGGTCAGCAGGGCGCACTGACGGTGTCCGCCGCCGTAAGTGGAGCCTGGGCCAACATGTACCTGCCGGCCGCGGGCACGTGGACGCCGGACGGGTTCGCACCCCGGCCGGGCGCTGAAAGGTGTCTCCGTACAGGGGATTACGGCTGGGTAGATGCCGATGGGGCGGTGCACGTGAACGGACGCACCGCCGATGTGATCGTCCGCGGCGGGGTGAACGTCAACGCGGCCGAGCTCGAGAGCGTGCTCGGCCAGCTGCCTGGAGTGCGCGACGTTGCCGTGGTCGGGGAGGACGACGAGAGGCTGGGCCAACGCATCGTCGCATACGTCGAGACGGCGCCAGGGGGCACCGTGGACATCGCCCAGGTGCGTCTGCAAGCCCGTGAGGTGCTGTCTCACAGCAAGGTTCCGGACGAGTTCGTCATCACCCGGCTGCCACGCAACCCGATGGGAAAGGTCGTCCGAGGTCAGTTGAAAGGTGGCAGCTGA
- a CDS encoding enoyl-CoA hydratase/isomerase family protein, whose protein sequence is MDAPPEGEVLFHVADHIAHITLNRPDHGNALTPAILKWFQQAWRHIAEDPAIRCVLITGAGERHFCTGADLNGVNQRGGVGVGLGRMSEDVGLTSRHNNVWKPTVCAVNGMAVGAGLHFVVDADIIVASTNAVFLDSHVNVGMVGGPENVGLAKRLPLGTALRMTLQGRAFRLSAQRAYDLGLVDELTEPGELLATARQIAHDITLNSPHAVSLSQQAVWASLEMPYSQAVEYGFGLVKTQWHHPDFTEGFRAFAEKRAPNWKTD, encoded by the coding sequence ATGGATGCGCCACCCGAAGGTGAGGTCTTGTTCCACGTTGCGGACCACATCGCCCACATCACACTGAATCGGCCCGACCATGGCAACGCCCTAACACCGGCAATCCTGAAGTGGTTCCAGCAGGCGTGGCGGCATATCGCAGAGGATCCCGCCATCCGTTGCGTGCTGATCACCGGGGCCGGTGAACGACACTTCTGCACCGGTGCCGATCTGAACGGCGTCAACCAGCGCGGCGGTGTCGGCGTGGGACTCGGACGAATGAGCGAAGACGTCGGACTGACATCGCGCCACAACAACGTCTGGAAGCCCACGGTGTGCGCGGTGAACGGCATGGCGGTGGGCGCCGGACTGCATTTTGTCGTCGACGCGGACATCATCGTCGCCTCCACGAACGCGGTCTTTCTGGACAGCCACGTCAATGTCGGGATGGTCGGTGGTCCTGAAAACGTGGGGTTGGCTAAACGGTTGCCACTGGGCACCGCGTTGCGAATGACCCTGCAGGGCAGAGCCTTCCGGCTCTCTGCCCAACGCGCATACGATCTCGGGCTGGTAGATGAGCTGACCGAGCCGGGGGAACTGCTTGCGACCGCGCGGCAGATCGCCCACGACATCACCCTCAACTCGCCGCACGCAGTGTCACTGTCGCAGCAGGCGGTCTGGGCTTCGCTCGAGATGCCCTACTCGCAGGCCGTCGAGTATGGCTTCGGTTTGGTCAAAACCCAATGGCACCACCCGGATTTCACCGAAGGGTTCCGTGCGTTCGCCGAGAAAAGAGCGCCGAACTGGAAGACCGATTAG
- a CDS encoding NAD(P)H-dependent flavin oxidoreductase: MALDHRLRQNLTLPAICAPMFLVSGPQLVTEACKAGIVGALPRQNARGIEVFDAWLRAIREELDVYSETNPTARVGPLAVNLATFLDEDELAENLGVCERYGVEIIISATGNPATLARRVHDMGRVIFHDVTTIRFAEKAIAAGVDGLTCIGAGGGGHSGTISHLVLIPKIRSMFDGVIVMAGAVSNGAVIRAAEILGADLSYLGTRFIATRESMAADEYKAMILRASSTDLLYTPDIAGVGANWMTESMTTVGLDPSALPKPAVAGKINHTHLPDGVKPWKNLWSAGQGIDLIDDIPTVAELVARLRREYVAACRTPDMADVARLVDEALA, from the coding sequence ATGGCCCTCGACCACCGGTTACGGCAGAATCTGACGCTGCCCGCGATCTGCGCACCCATGTTTCTGGTATCGGGCCCGCAGTTGGTCACCGAAGCGTGCAAGGCGGGCATCGTCGGCGCGCTGCCGAGGCAGAATGCACGCGGGATCGAGGTTTTCGACGCCTGGTTGCGCGCCATCCGCGAGGAACTCGACGTGTATTCGGAAACGAATCCGACAGCGCGGGTCGGGCCGCTGGCGGTCAACCTCGCGACGTTCCTCGATGAGGACGAGCTGGCCGAGAATCTGGGCGTGTGCGAGCGCTACGGCGTCGAGATCATCATCTCGGCGACCGGCAATCCCGCGACGCTCGCGCGACGGGTGCATGACATGGGCCGAGTGATCTTCCACGACGTGACGACGATTCGATTCGCGGAGAAGGCGATCGCGGCTGGCGTCGACGGACTGACCTGCATCGGCGCCGGCGGAGGCGGGCATTCCGGGACGATCAGCCACCTCGTGCTGATTCCCAAGATAAGAAGCATGTTCGACGGCGTCATCGTGATGGCTGGCGCGGTCTCCAATGGCGCGGTGATTCGCGCCGCAGAGATCCTCGGTGCTGACTTGTCGTATCTCGGTACGCGTTTCATCGCCACCAGGGAGTCGATGGCCGCGGACGAGTACAAGGCCATGATCTTGCGCGCCTCCTCCACGGACCTGCTGTACACCCCAGACATCGCCGGAGTGGGGGCCAACTGGATGACGGAATCGATGACCACGGTGGGGCTCGACCCGTCCGCTCTTCCCAAGCCTGCCGTAGCGGGCAAGATCAATCACACACACCTACCCGACGGTGTGAAGCCCTGGAAGAACCTTTGGTCGGCGGGGCAGGGTATCGACCTCATCGACGACATCCCTACGGTCGCAGAGCTTGTCGCCCGGCTACGGCGTGAGTACGTCGCGGCATGCAGAACCCCCGATATGGCTGACGTCGCGCGACTGGTCGACGAAGCGCTGGCCTGA
- a CDS encoding TetR/AcrR family transcriptional regulator, whose amino-acid sequence MTMASATVTTQKAQDERSRLLTAAMEVLQRSGWWGFKVESVLRQAKLSTRSFYRYFDKKSDLLLALLEYEVGGAAIHLRRVADAASTPPEKVRAWLAATIDMAYLEDLAKPSSLFASHWRELLPEYPDELERVTERLIAPLAEAIRAGKDGGDFHSDDPIADAKAIYFLVAGMTADQAAAGGPIPREELEHIVMPFISRALGMH is encoded by the coding sequence ATGACGATGGCGTCGGCCACCGTGACCACACAGAAGGCTCAGGACGAACGCAGTAGACTGCTGACGGCGGCGATGGAGGTGCTCCAGCGCAGCGGCTGGTGGGGGTTCAAAGTCGAAAGCGTGCTTCGGCAGGCGAAGCTCTCGACGCGAAGCTTCTACCGGTATTTCGACAAGAAGAGCGACCTGTTGCTCGCGCTGCTCGAATACGAAGTCGGTGGGGCGGCCATTCACCTGCGCCGAGTTGCCGACGCAGCGAGTACCCCGCCGGAGAAGGTCCGCGCATGGTTGGCCGCGACCATCGACATGGCGTACCTGGAAGACCTAGCGAAGCCGTCGTCGCTGTTCGCGTCGCATTGGCGGGAGCTGCTGCCCGAGTATCCCGACGAACTCGAGCGCGTCACCGAGCGCCTGATCGCACCGCTGGCCGAGGCCATTCGGGCAGGCAAGGACGGCGGCGACTTTCACTCAGACGACCCCATCGCCGATGCGAAGGCGATCTATTTTTTGGTCGCAGGCATGACCGCCGACCAGGCTGCCGCGGGCGGCCCCATTCCCCGCGAAGAGTTGGAGCATATCGTGATGCCGTTCATCAGCCGCGCCCTCGGCATGCATTAG